Genomic window (Ailuropoda melanoleuca isolate Jingjing chromosome 7, ASM200744v2, whole genome shotgun sequence):
CCCCAGGTCTACCCCAGATGAAGGCCGAGGAGACTGCTGACATCCGCCAACCGATGACCCTTGGCCCAGGCTGACGGCTTAGGCCCAGTGCCATCTCCCTCCTGGCTGGTGCAGTCTGAGCCTCGTCTGGGctctttgcagatgaagaaattgagatgaCACGAATGGCTGTCCAGTTTGAGCTGGAGGACCTTAACATGCGGCCTGACCCAGAACCGCTTCTCACGGAGATGATTCATGAGGTACTAGAAAACTTGCAAGTGCCAGTGCAGGTGGGAGGGCCTGTCTGCCTCCCTGAGGTCATTTACGGGTTATAGGCATGGACAGGAGATTCTTAATTCCCAAACCTGCAATTCATGCAAGTTTTTCACGTTCTCATTCTTTCAGTAATAAGATCTCTATCCGTTTCCAGAATGAGCTTTTAAATTTACATGGGGTTTTTTTGAGTCTTCATTCTGGAGAGATAGAGTTTACTGCTTTTATAATCACACAGAACTGCTCCTGCCGGACTAGCAAAGCTAAGCAACCCTGCGCTTTTCCTGCCACGGCTGGGGTCATGGCAGGCCCAGCTCGAGGGAGGAACCCTGGCCATGGTCTGTCACCTgtgtttctcccttcttttgttAGGCCGCTTATCGGGAAAACACAGTTGGCCTCCACCGTTTCTGCCCCACAGAAAACATAGCAAAGATCGATCGAGAAGTGCTTCATTCCTACCTGAGAAACTACTACACCCCTGACCGCATGGTGCTGGCTGGGGTCGGGGTGGAACACGAGCACCTGGTGGAATGTGCCAGAAAGTACCTCCTGGGAACCCAGCCAGCCTGGGGATGTGAGAAGGCTGTGGACGTCGACAGATCAGTAGCACAGTACACTGGGGGGGTTGTCAAGGTAAAGCTGAGACAGTGTATACtttctttagtttctatttttggtATGTTCTCAGCTTTATCCCGCGGGTGTTAGAATTAGCTGTGCATCCATGGCTTTACGGTAACATACATTCTGGTGCCAGAGCAGGACGTGTTCCCTGCTTAGAGCTAAGAGCTTGTTAAGAATGAGtttaggaggggcgcctgggtggcacagcggttaagcgtctgccttcacactcagggcgtgatcccggcgttatgggatcgagccctgcatcaggctcctctgctatgagactgcttcttcctctcccactccccctgcttgtgttccctctctcgctggctgtctccctgtgtcaaataaataaataaaatctttaaaaaaaataagcattcaatGAATAGTNaaaaaaaagaatgagtttaggggtccctgggtggctcagtcagtgaagcgtcagcctttggctcaggtcatggtcccatcttcctgggatggagtcccgcattggaccCCCTACTtggcgggggtctgcttctccctctgtgctctctccctcttccccctcccccccccccccccgcccactctCTCACTCATGTAaagaaatgaagtctttaaaaagggAGGAGAATGAGTTTAGCTTCCCTGGAAGGCTACAGGCTCATTCTTGCCTCCAGAGGGAGTTTGCTAGCGTGCGTGTATGGTCTCTGTAGAACCATGGTGgggtcttttgctttttttttttttcccaaagtaggctccacacccagcgtggagcccagtgtggggcttgaactcaaaaccctgagatgaAAAGTTGCACagtcaactgactaagccacccgaGCTCCCCTGTAGAACTGTCTTTAGGCTAATCTGACCTGAGAGGTTTTTGAGGCCTGCTTGTTTTCTGTGTGGGTACACTGTTCACTCTTTTTGCTTATAGCTGGAAAGAGACATGTCCAATGTCAGCCTGGGCCCTGCGCCGTTCCCCGAGCTCACACACATCATGATAGGACTAGAGAGCTGTTCCTTCTTGGTAAGTCCCAGGCGGATCCCACCACGTCCTGGAGCTGGGCGTCCCCTCGCGGCTGAGCCCCGCGCCCGTGTCCCCCCAGGAGGACGATTTCATCCCCTTCGCCGTACTGAACATGATGATGGGAGGTGGCGGCTCCTTCTCAGCTGGCGGACCTGGCAAAGGCATGTTTACCAGGCTGTACCTCAACGTGCTAAACAGGTAAGTTGGATTCCTTTCGCCTGGCTGTCCCCAGGGTCACGAGGCCCAGTTGAAGGTGCTTTTGGACTGTGACAACCGCCTTCCAGGTGTCCTTTGTCCCTGCTCCCTACAGGCACCACTGGATGTACAATGCAACCTCGTACCACCACAGCTATGAGGACACGGGCCTCCTGTGCGTGCACGCCAGTGCCGACCCCAGACAGGTGAGGGCCAGCCCTGAAGCCGGCGGCCTCTGCTTCCTGTGCAGCTCACGTCACAGGATGCAGAGCTGGTCTTGGAGCAGGGGCGTCGTTGTCTGAACTGGAAGACAGGCTGTTAGGTCCAGATCACATCCTTCATCTGCATCCTCTTCTTTCAAGGTTCGAGAAATGGTGGAGATCCTCAcgaaggaatttattttaatggCTGGAACTGTGGACGTGGTAAGTATGGCACAGAGCCGTCTCCAAACGTCCCCCCTGTGTTGGCAGGTTAGAGAACATggtgtgggggtggctggcagtgggCCTGTCCTCTGTGCTCCCAGCACCACCAACATCCCAGCCAGAACAGTGCCACCCCCGGGGTGACCCAGGCCTACAACTGagttcctcccctgctccctggtcTCAGCACTGAGAACAGTCGCTGCCCCGCCAGCATTGGGGCTGCTCGCGCCTGCCTGGCCCCGGCGCTCCTTGGGCTTTTCCGGAGGGATAGCGCAGGGTGGTCTCGTGTGTCCTTTTCAGAGACCCTGCAGAACCATGTGGATTAAAGCCACGTCACGCAGGATGAGCGGACCACTCGGGGTGGTTCTCAGGCTCTCCCCTAActcctgttttatattttgttttgctttttttggttttgttttgtgttgtctttaaagattttatttttaaattaatctctagtgtggggctggggctggaactcacgagcCCGAGACTGAGAGCCACGTGCTCTGTGGACTGAGCCTGCCGGGTACAGAAGGCCCAGGAGGAGAGCCCCCGTGTGTGGACCGAGTGCCTCCAGGGGTTGGTGCATGGCCTTCATCTGTAGATCTTTCCTGCTCAGTCTGCTTTTTGCAATAATCGCATGTTCCGTTTTTTAGTCAGAAAAAGAagggtggttttttgttgtttttgttttttggttttttttaagattttatttatttgacagagagagacagccagtgagagaggaaacacaaacgggggagtgggagaggaagaggcaggctcccagcggaggagcctgatatagggctcgatcccaggactctgggatcacaccctgagctgaaggcagacgcttaacgactgagtcacccaggtgccccagaaagagaagggttgttttttttttttttaaaaaaaactatttcaaaaaaaaattttaaggaaacatATTTAAAAGTCTGTGTCAGGTCTGTTAGCGGCGTCCTAGAAAGTACTTCCTGTTAACGTGAAGGTAATTTGTGGTTAAGTTTTAAGTATTTGCACGGAGTTGGAAAAATAGAAAGGACTTGTCTAAAATGAAGAGTCCTCTTGCTTAGACAACGACACAGGATCTCTGCAGCGGGTCCGACTTCCAGCGCCTGCGTGCTCTCTCGCCTGGCTGCTCCCGTCTCTCAGCCCAGCCGCGTTTCCGTGCCCTCCGGTTTCTGGCTGAGCTTTGTGAATGCAACTTGCTGGAGTCCCAATGTTGTCAGTTTCACACTTGGGCAGAGAGGCTCAAGGCCCAGACTTGGTAGATCGAGCTGGTCCCTTCAGTTTCCTGGAGGTGCAGGGAGCACGATTGCCTGGGCCCTGTGCCTGGGGTCTGTGTGGAGCCCCGACTCTTGGATTTGTCTTCCTTGTGACGTGGACGTGACCGGGCAATGGTGTGTGAGCTGCTGCGAACCGAACTGTGTGACTTGGTGGTTGAATCCCAGGTGGAGCTGGAGCGGGCCAAGACGCAGCTGATGTCCATGCTCATGATGAACCTGGAGTCCAGGCCCGTGATCTTTGAGGACGTGGGGAGGCAGGTGCTGGCAACCCGTTCCAGAAAGCTGCCCCACGAGCTGTGCGCGCTCATCCGTGAGTACCGTGCTGGGGGACCCAGATcaggctccctctctccctcccaggagACTGCCACGGCCCTGTTTACCCGTGGCTCGTGCACCTGTGAGCCCTTGTCCTGGACCAGCCCTGCCTCGTGACCCTGAGCACCATGCCCTATGACCCCAGCTTCTCGCCCCTTATAAAGGGGCCTTTTACCACCGCTCTGGGTTTCTAAGCAGACTCAGTGAGATAATGGATGGAAACACTCCACACAGGGCTCACATGGTGGTGCCCTCTGCGACTTGCACCCAGGTTTCCATGGCCTCCTGTGAGTGACCTGGGAAGTCCTTGAGTTTCCTCTATGTGTCCTGCTCTGGGGGACGAGTCTATCCATGCGTCATCAGCTTCTCAGAGGGTCTGTGACCCCATAAGGGTTACAACAGTGGTTCTCTGGTGATGTTTGCTACTCGTGGCTGCTCCAGTACGCTCTCTGTCCACGGGTGCACCCTTAACCCCCCCTCGGGGAGGCCCTCAGACCGTGGAGCACGGCATACCCGAGCTCCGTAAGGCCTCGTCCAGGCTACTGGTCGGTGTGTTCCCACGGTGCGCTTTTCGTGCCCATGGAAGCTGTGGTCCTGGGTCCTTCCTGCTGCGGGTATGGCTGCCTCCTTGTGAAGCCCCCCGGGAGGGGgtgtttcttccttccctgcagtCTCTCCACGGGGGTAGCTCTGCGGACAGGGAGCCGTTCTGTAGTGGATGTGTCAGCCTCTGGGCGGGCACATATCTCTGCCTTCGAAAATCCTTTTAAACCATCGGTACTTCCCCATTTACCAAGAAAATCTTCTGTTATTTCACCCTGACTCAGTATAGTCTCCACACAGCTGAATTTGGACCCTCTGGAGTCCGCAGCCCTGCCTCGGGCCCCCGGGGCTGTTTAGTGACCGCAGCCATGCGTGGAAACCGAGTCTGCAGGCGGCGGGCGTTCCGCTGAGGTGTTCTTGTCCCCTGTGCCAGGCAGCGTGAAGCCAGAAGACATCCGGAGAGTTGCTTCTCAGATGCTTCGCAGGAAGCCTGCAGTGGCCGCCCTGGGCGATCTGAGCGGCCTGCCGGCCTACGAGCACATCCAGGCGGCGCTGTCCAGCAGAGATGGGCGCCTGCCCAGGACCTACCGGCTCTTCCGCTAGAGGCCGCCCAAGGCCCGGCCCAGCTGCGGGCTGTGGGCGCAGCGTGTGTTCACACGTGTTTCTCCGGGTGTGAGTTTAGTACAAAGATTCATAAAAGGTGCAAACCATGGGACTCTTCTCTTAAACTTGAACAAATTTTATGTCGTTGAGCAGAGTTCGGTTTCTGGTTCTTCGCTGTTGAATAGGCCACTCGGTGGAATAAGGGTTTGCCTTCACCGTGGCTAGAAACCGGTGGAGCGCAAGAAGGTTCAAGGCAGACCGTAGGGAGGCAGGTGAGCGTTCGTTCTGTCCTGCGCTCCCAGAGATCAACGGTCCTGAGTCGGTCAGCCCCAGACTCTCTCCCCACAGAGGCCACTAGGCCGGTCGGCCTCCCCTCGTCTGCTTCGTGGAGCGTTTTTCTCAGCACGGTGTTTTCCTTCACCCTCAGTGAGGACAGGGTGTCTCAGCAGCATCCCTAAAATAAGGCTGGAAGCAGGCAAGCAACATGTTTCCCTGAGGGTTGTCCAGTGGGACCCAATCTTGTGAGGCCTCTCGTCCTTTCGTTGAAAGATGTGTTCCAGTTGCAGGCGTGTCTGAGCGCACCGGACGGGAGGTGGGGTTTCTTAGACTGCGTGGCCTGTGGGGAGAGCAAAGCCGGGAGCGTGCTGGGAGGTAAAGGAGTGCTCGATTCAGCAGGTGCGCATGGCAGTGTCAGGAGCGCCGCAGGGCCCGGTGACTTTAGTGACCTTGGGTAGCTTTGGTTCTCAAACGTGAGTGCGTGTAGAGTCCCCGGGAGCCTGTGGGCCACCTCTCATGGCCGTGGGGCCGTTGCTGTCCCAGCACTGGGCGGCTGTGGCTGTGTGGCTGTCCCAGGAGAGATCCTGTGGTCCAGCCTTGACCGctcaggcaggagggcagggccgTTTGAGGAGGCCCACATGTGTTACTTTAGTTAATCCATTCACTTTGCTGCAGCCCATACTATTTCGATGCCTTTCCAGCGCAGGTGCCGGTGACTGCGTTTGCAGGGGGGCGTCAGGCGCTCCGTGCCCGCGGGGGTGGGGCCCGAGGGATACGAGCCTGTCGGAGGGCGGGTGGGCAGCAGTGTGGACTGTCGTTCTGTGGTTACACTGGGGGAGGGCAGCACCCAAGGGAGGTAGAGGGCGGAAGCTTGGCCTCACGGCTGGCGtgctgcggggtgggggtggggtggcaaaGCTCGGAAGGACACGAGGTCCGGGTGGACGCTGGGGCCGGCGAAGCGCCTGCACAGCTGGAGTTAAGCCTCTGACCGCAGACTGCTGCTGCCCGGACCCCGTCACGGCCGGGCACCTCTGCTCCCCTCAGCACGTGGCCGTGCCTCCCTGCTTCTCGGCCCCTCGCGGCCCTCGGGGCTGGCCGGCTATAGGCTCACCAGGTGCCCGAGGGAGGCCCGGTGGGGGCAGACACGTGGAGGCCATGAGAGCTGGGTCGCAAACACCCTCATGCTTGTGCCTCAATTCTTTGTGAAGCTGGTTTTCAGAGACGGGCCCACGCTGTCTGCATTCATCTGAAGTTTGCCCTAAGTGAAACCTGTTCATCTCAGATCTCCTGGCTGCCCTTAAGTGAGTGTCCTGACTTGGGACCTGTGACCTCTTGGGTGTGTGTCACGATCCCCAGTGACCTCTCGGGTGTGTGTCACGATCCCCAAAGACACGAAGCCCTGTCTCAAGCCAGAGTCCTGCATGCCATGCCATCACTTTGTCCTGTCTGTCGGAGACGGTGCCTGCGCAGATGCCCCCTGTCCAGGCCCCTCACCACAAGTCTGTAGCAGACATTACCGGTTCATGATTCAAAACTCAACGGCACATTTCTTTGAGCACAATTTTATACGGACAGACAATCAAGTTTCTGGAAGTCTGATGGGGTTGACCGGACCTTCTCATggacagacccccccccccccccccNTGTCAGAGGCCAGGTGCGCCTAGCTTCGTGTTACGGAAGTGGGCGCTGATAGTGGATACACTCGTCTTTGGAAGTGACTTCGTTTCCTCGTGGTTCACTCAGGTCTGGGGTGTTCCCTTCTCCCTTCAAAGCCCCTTTCCAGCCAGCCTCACAGTCAGGGTGGCAGCCGGACGCACAGCAGACGGCACAGGGCAGCCACACTGTACACAGGACTTCCTGCCACTGAGTGGGGCATCCTTGTGTTCTGAGAGCATCAGAACAGCCGAGTGCACCGATGAGCTCTTTCTAGGACTCAGTCTTTGGCCATAAAGAGTTTAAGATTTAATATagggatttatttaaaaatataaatatggaaaaataaataatttaaaagactaGATTGAGTGCCCCTTGATTTTCCCACATTCAGAGACTGTCTGCAGGAGCCATCATGGGTGATCACGGGCTCAGCCCTCAAAGAAGAGATCTGGAATGTGGTGGGGACACCCTAAGCCTCCCCTGCTTTTTTGGGCCAGGAAATGCACTACTTACATGAATGCTGTTTGAGGCTGGCAGTACGTATGTATGCAAATGGTCTGAAATCACCAAAACGAAAAGAGGGCTCGGCCAGCCCCCCAAGACCAAGGGGTGGCCCTGAAACAGCACCCGAGGACTGCTGGGGGGCTGCAGGTCCACAACGCGAGGGCTGCCGACACCGGCTGTGGGGGAGCAGACAGGACCTGGGAGTGTGTGCCCCGCAGGCCGCTCCGGCCCCGCCCCACCCAGATGCCTGCCTCGAGGGACCACGCGTGTGGCATGGCGGCGTGGGGCCTGACGGGACGTGCTGGGAAGGAGCGTGGCTGGTTTCGTTCTGGGCGGGGGCACTGGCGCCTCGGCCCCGCCCGGCCGGTCTTCTGGCCTCCCCGTGGGGTTCTTGGTAAGAAAGCATGTCAGCCTCGAGCAGTGGTCTGTCGGAAGCCCAAAAAGGGGGAGAAGTCCCACACAGCAACCTCTTCTTTTTAGGGGCTTTCGGTCAAGTAACCCCCCGTGTAGGTGACAGAGGTCCTCGGGCAGACCTCAAGAAACGGTACAAATAGTACTCAAGTGCTGATTCTTCAGCGCCTGCTGTCTCTGAATTTCTTTGGAAATGCGTCTTTTAATTCCTATTAAGTACAGTTCTCGGTCGAACTTGCCGGCAGCTAGCGGGATGCTGTGGAAGAAAGGGCgtcagccggggggggggggctggctctTGGCTCAGCCTCTGGGAGGCCGTCCCTGACGCCCGGTCCCTGTGGGCCGCTGGGACCCGCCACGCGCCAGTGTGGCCGCCGCCCACCAGCAGAACTCCCTACGGAGCCCAGGCCGGGCCCGACTGCACCCGTGTCGCCTGTGTGTGACAGCCACTTCGGATCAGGAAtagcccccaccccgcccccccgggGCTGTGAGAGCGGGACGAGCGAGGACGTGCGGTGAGGGTACTGACTTGTCTCTCCCTGGCCTCACTTTCACCCGGAACAGGCCGTACACGGGGCGGTGGTCAGACGTCCTGATGCCGGGGCAGGAGGAGTACTTGACGGGACAGATGTCGCCTTTGTGGCGGCTTCTGTACATGACCCGGTCCTGCGGAAAAGAGCCCACAGACAAGGGCCCCGATGCACGGCTTTGCCGCAGGGCTTGGCCTGCGTGCCTGTCACCTCGGCTGTGCTCAGGCAGAGTCCCCGTGTCAAACCTGCCCACCGGAGCCCACTCCCAGAGCCGCTCCCCCGAGCCAGTGCCCTGACCGGCGTCTAGGCCCCATGTGCGGCGGGGGCGGCGGCCGCCGTGTGCCCCAGGGGCAGAGCAGCCGTGCAGCCACAAACGGCTCAAACAAGTGACAGTGTGGGGCGCGTGCCTCGCTGTCCCAGGACCAGCAGACCGTCCTCAGAAGGGCCTTTGTCGGAGGGCACCGCCCCCAACCCCAGCAGTCTCAGGCAGGTGCCCGTGTTTGCCCGCACCCCACAGGCCCTGCCGCTGCTGGGCGCTGCCCGCATGCCCGCGCTCACCGTGTAGGAGGGCGTCCTCTGCTTGGAGGTGGTGTCGTAGGAGTCCTTCCCGATGTCGAACTTGTATGATGGCAGGAAGTGGATGTCCGGCTCCTGGAAACCCTTGAAGATGGACCCTGGAGTAGTCACAGTCCCACGTCAACCCCGCAGGCTGGCCcttcttgggggtggggagaccacACCTCCTCCCCGGGACCTCACCTTTCCTCATCTCCTGGGTGAGCTGGTCATGCTGGAGCAGGGCGGACACCTTCTCTCCCAGGTCCTGCTTCAGGATGGCCTCCACGGCCACGCGCCCGCCGTTCAGACGAAAGTTGAAGTCTCCAAACCAGAACACCCCATCGAACCGCGTGGTGACATCCGCTGGCCAAAACAGGAAGCGTGTGAGCCTGGCCCTCCCCGTGCTCGCCACGCCTTGGAGACAGGGACTGGTCTGGTCTGTGGCCCGCCAGAGCCACAGGCAAGGACTCCCCAGGGAAGGGGGCGCAGCCCCGGCCGCGGGGGGTGTGCTCCGCAGCCTCCTGGGTCAGCAGTTGGTTCACGGTTCTCTGGAACAGCGACAGACATCCGGGGACGGCATGGCACCCTCACGCTCACAGGAGCCCATGCTTCCCGTG
Coding sequences:
- the PMPCA gene encoding mitochondrial-processing peptidase subunit alpha; translation: GRALGASVPRAVGAFSAPHSVFRRLGAGTSTRAAVGGGPSLYAGAGPGGVAGPRRRSQAGARAEPEQWCKRFQLKSGAPAHRQFSSGGAYPNIPLSSPLPGVPEPVFATVDGQEKFETKVTTLDNGLRVASQNKFGQFCTVGILINSGSRYEAKYLSGIAHFLEKLAFSSTDGFDSKDDILLTLEKHGGICDCQTSRDTTMYAVSADSKGLDTVVGLLADVVLHPRLTDEEIEMTRMAVQFELEDLNMRPDPEPLLTEMIHEAAYRENTVGLHRFCPTENIAKIDREVLHSYLRNYYTPDRMVLAGVGVEHEHLVECARKYLLGTQPAWGCEKAVDVDRSVAQYTGGVVKLERDMSNVSLGPAPFPELTHIMIGLESCSFLEDDFIPFAVLNMMMGGGGSFSAGGPGKGMFTRLYLNVLNRHHWMYNATSYHHSYEDTGLLCVHASADPRQVREMVEILTKEFILMAGTVDVVELERAKTQLMSMLMMNLESRPVIFEDVGRQVLATRSRKLPHELCALIRSVKPEDIRRVASQMLRRKPAVAALGDLSGLPAYEHIQAALSSRDGRLPRTYRLFR